In the genome of Oncorhynchus gorbuscha isolate QuinsamMale2020 ecotype Even-year linkage group LG05, OgorEven_v1.0, whole genome shotgun sequence, the window CTAGGACAAGGCGACTTGATCAATATATTTGTCTGTATTTACCCCACAAAAATGAAATGCTAAATAgatgctaatgtggctatcataaagaacgacaaatgccatgatgatctggacaagactgccgaatcgaggcaaaggtaagaatctctggattaacaaTCTAAAGTTAgttaaatgtaataaaaaaaacagctacatttctttaaatggacaattATGTTAACGGTCTCAAGACTACGCAAGATTTAAATTCACTATACCTGTTCGCAAAGTTATCAGCAAGAAACGAAGTGCAGGAGCTTGCAGAGATGTagttttgcatgatgtctactttgaagCAAATTCAAATTTTTGAATCAGAGTAAATAgaggcaaatatattgataaaagtctccttgtccgagagagatttacattatcaaaacgtcacaccaGGATAAGCCTACACGAGAAACAGCCCTTATATTAAGTGTTTATAAAATTCCCTATGGGGAAAATGAATgatggaaaaacaattggaaccatttccctctTTTGACAGCTAGGTTTTATGgttattatgacacctccactgtggggctatATTTATGtatctgcgtgcagtttgaaggaaggtGTTTTTGCAAGCCATCGCCAACTAGTGTTAGCACAATGACAGGCATACtagctgttcccatagacttccagtcattgcgcttaCGTTAGGTAGCAATTGCGCCAACACTAGTTAAACTTCAATAAACTGCATGCAGAAACAAAACtagtatccatgagttcatctgactgggTATGTAGAAAAAGTGATTAATTGGCAAAATCTCACACCATCACTTTAAAAGCATGTCTGGGCAGAAATACACATATGTATTTCTGCAAAGACGCGCTGCTGTTTAAAGGAAGATTCCTAACTAGCAATAGCTCAACAGCTAGAATGCctgtcattgtgctaacgctagttagcaatggTTTGCAAAACTACCTTCTACTTCTTTCAAACTGCAGAGAcaaatagagccccacagtggaagTGTCTTAATATAAACTATTATTTTGAAGTGTCTGACACTGCTAAATAAATATAGGGTAAAACACTGGCCATGCATGCAAAACTGCTCAATACCAATATGAAAACAAAAATCACTGCAAAATAAACGTTTTTTTTAAAAGGGCACTAACAACCAAAAAAATAACAGGTATCATAAATGGTGGTGCTACATTAAATGAAGAGGAAATGCTCTTTCACACCTACCTGGACCTCTGGTGTATTCAGGACACTTTTAAACAGTGAACCATGTGACAATTAACATTTTATTTGAGCCTTCTACCACCTTGGAAGGCTTACTGTAGTTATGTGATCATGTGTAAAAACTAAAATAGGTACATAGGATACAAGGAAAGCGTCACTGCTGAAATAGCAAATCAGCAAGAAGAGGGATAAGggggaaaaatgacttgtcaaaAAGTGCTCTTTAAGGATCAGCTTTCCACCTGATCTTAAAAGGCCCAATGCAGcggtttttatatcaatatcaaatcatttatgggtaacaattaagtaataGACTTTATAAAAATGGACAAAAATGGCTTTTTAGCAAACAAACTTTCAAGCAAGTATTTTGCTAGgaatgtctgggagtggtctgaatgGGAAGGGAAAACTATGTTATTGGCAAAGAGGTATGGAAAATCactgactgcactgggcctttaaaaaaGAGCTTACTCTGGACTAGCATGTTGGCGCAATAATTTATTCCTGTATTTCTCAAAACTACCGTAGTTAGAAGCATTTCGACATAGAATAATTTGAAAGCCAGTTCAGCTAATCCCTGGGCCTGTACTATGCCATGTCATTCTGCATTGCAATGCTTAGTCATGAAATGCAATATAGGTCTGACaaccatacaccccccccccccccccatatgtgCATTTGTGAGTTATGACTATATGAATAACGAAATTAGCGTTTTGAAATATGGTCAATGACATTCGGCCAACTGCTAGGCCCTGACAGCCCAGCTAATCTCGAAACAAGCAGATCAAGACCAACAGTGCCTTCAATGATTATTTACCTATTAACACTGAAATAGCTAGCTATCAACATCAGTCGTCAAAAGGGCTTACACTGACCGAAGCAATTCCAATTCCAATTTGATTCCTGACTATTAAAAAGCAGTAGCATAGTGCCGAATACATTGATGGTCACCATTGATCTTCAAGACATAAAAAAAAATGAACAAAACTATCACCAAGTCTCCATTCAGACGATTCTATTTGAAACACAAAAAGTGCACCATTACTTTGGATCACAAGCTTCTCTCAAAATACCATCAAGAGCTTATTTTCTAATGAGGCATCAATGAGTTTCCCATTTGATTCCCTCATCTCAACAGTGATGTCGGATCAGGGAAGGGCAGAAACAGTGAATGAGAGGACGAGAGCAGAACATGAGTCCTAATGAAATGGAGAGTGAATAAAGAAATGCCATGACAAGATGGCTGATATTCCTTTGTTGTTATTTGGATATTGATTCTATGCAGATTCAGGGCAGGACTGCCCTTGCTGTACCAAGCTAATGAGTGGGACTCTGCACTGAGCATAATCTTCACACAAATAAACTAAGAGTTTCACATAAACAGGTTGAGAATTAAACTAAAACATCAAGAGAATGGAAGACACTCCAAATGACTTCACTGTGTATGAGGATCAAATCATTGATCCCATGTGGATTAaaatatattataaactgggtggttcaagccctgaatgctgattggctgatcgccatggtatatcagaccgtataccactggtatgacaaaatatgtatttttacttATCAAAGTACattgataaccagtttataatagcaataaggcacttcgggggtttgtgatatatggtcaacataccatggctaagggcagTATGCAACGCCATTTGCGTTGGAATATTGGCTATAAACCACACCacccttgggccttattgcttaagaaGAGAATATAAAAAAAAGCACTGACCTTCAGTGGTGAAAAGAGACAGACAAGAGGAATTTGTCCTGTGTGTTCTAAAAACAATtagaaactgggtggttcaagccctgaattctcattggctgaaagccatggtattacagaccgtataccacgggtatgaaaaatatatatatttttactgctccaattacgttggtaacgagtttataatagcaataaggctcctctgggtttgtgatatatggtcaACATACCATGGCTAatggctgtgtccaggcactccgcggaGCATcatgcgtaagaacagcccttagccatggtatattgaccatataccacaccacctcaggccttattgcttaaatagatCTTGGCTGTAGACAGGGGAAATCATATGTCATGTATTATCCTCTATTATTGTATTCTATCCACTGTCCTCCTTGCGCATGCTCAATGCAAACACACTTAATATTTCATAAAACACATCAATATAGCACCTTCGTTCTTTGCCcacattacatcctgtctgaccATGAAACAACGGACAAGGACACGGTCCAGCGTTCATACAATCAGCAAGGAATATTAGTCTAAAGTATCAAGGCTTAGCGTTGGGACTGAGGATGTTCTGCCTAGAGTTTGGCAAATGAAACAGAGACCCTAAAGCAAAACGGTTTGTTTTTAAAACGGTGAACACTTCTGTTCTTGGTAGGTTCTTGGATATGAGGTAGAACCCGGTGGAGTTTCATAAAAGCTAAAATACTGTCTGTTATGAGTATGTAGTTGTATCATGAGGTATTGAACGGATATTTCACACAAAGCTTTGCACTTGGCAGAAAAATAATTCCTTGTGAGTAAAGTGACCTCCTTTGGCCACATGTGCAAAAACAGGTCAGGTAAAAACATGATATGATAAGCATCTTATCAGAGCTTTCACATTATCAATTATTGCAACATGCCTATATTACTCTGTAAATATgttttaaaaacatatatattttttaaagcgaAAACAAAAGGCCTTGATTATTGAGGGCACCTTATCAATAGCAAGTTGATACCCCTTCCCTTTGAAATCTATTTTTAAAAAGTACCCCTTTCTCCTCTTCGTCTACATTAAGCAACAGTTGACTTTCACAAAAATGGATGGACAGGCAGAAAACGGATGCACAAAGTAGGTTCAACATTGAAAGGAGCCGGTTCCAAAACAAATCCTAAACGTTTAAAGAACATATCTTAAAGCTTCCTCAACCAGAGCAAGGGCCTAAAAATCACATCTGGACGCCTCGGCTTCCTCAGGGCTGCACTTTGAGCTCTCCTCCATGTCGTTGGCCGGAGCCTCCTCAGCATACTGCGTCTCAAAGGCCATCCCCTCTGAGGCATCCTCTGGGTCTTTCTGACCAGAGAtgccctccgtcctctctggagAGTCCATGTGGTTGGGGCCCTCTGAGGCCCCCAAGTGCTTCTTTCTCAGGTGTTGGTTGAGGGTCCCCTGGAAGGGGAAGCACTTGCCACAAATCTGGCAGTGGAAGGGCTTGTTGTCCGTGTGGCCGCGGATGTGGTACTCCAGCTGGTCTTTGCGCGTGTACTTCTTGCCGCAGAACTTGCAGACGAAGGGTGTGATTCCCATGTGCAGGCGCATGTGGCGGTCCAGGCTGCCCTTCTGATTGAAGGACTTGCCGCAGTAGATGCAGATGAGCCTCTCGTTGTAGGGGTACCACTGGCTGCGCAGGCTCCGCTCTCGCACATCGTTCTCAAAACCTACTTGGCCCAACACCGCCTCGCTGCTGTCCTCAGTGTTTCCCGGTTTGATATGACCCAGGACCTCTGCTGGGACGGTCACTGGGGGGCGCTTGGCTCTGGCTCTGCCGCCCCTGAAGCCACTGAGCATGGAGCGGGAGGGGCTGGAGCTGCTGAGGCTCACAAAGCAGGGGGAGGACAGGCCTGAGTAAGTGTAGCCAGCTGGCTGGATGACGGGACCATAGGAGCCAACACTGACAGCCAGCACCTGCTCTCCATCCACCAGCTCTGTGTGGTAGCCATCGTCGCCTGCCGAGGAGCTGTCCGAGTAGCTGGGCCTATCTGCCTTCTCCAGCTTCACGTGCACGTCTGTCACCTGGCCGTCCTTCCCAATCAGCTCCacctgctctgtctctccctccatggCTGCCTCCTGCTCTGACACACCGTCACTGCTGCCACGATCTGACTGGCCCTCCTCCTGGTACCGCACCCTGCCATGGCCTTTCCCTGCAGCCAGCTCAGAGCGGGCCTCTATGCTGTGCCTGGAGTAGTATGGGGGGGAGATCTGTGTGGGGTTGATGAAGAGGCTGCTGTCTTTGACACCATTGCGGCTGGCCTGGGAGCCCTCCTTGTCTGGGCTTGTGGCACTGGAGGGGATGCTTATCTTGGAGTGGATGCCCTCCAGGATCTGGGTACACTTGTCGATGACGGCCTGCATCTGCAGGAAGCTGGCTGCTGTGAGGAAGCTGACAACATCCTTGAGCTGCAGGGACATGCGGCCAGTGTAGCAGAAGGCCAGCAGCTGCTCAAACACCTCAGGGTTCTTGATGACGGAGATGGACAGGCCGCTCATGGTGCCCAGGGCCGAGTGGTCGCGGAAGTACGGTGAGCTGGCCGCCAGCACGGCCTTGTGGGCACGGAAAGGCTGGCCCTGGATGTGAACGATGATGTCACATAGTTTCCCCTGCAGTCGCAACTCATTGAGTTGGTTGAGAACGGTGTTGCTGAACTCTGGCACATCAAACTCTATGTAGGCACTGCCGTCGTCCATCTCTTGGATAGGTCTTTCCAGTTTGTAGGCTGCCTGTGGCAGAAACGgagaaaacaaaaaaaatcattATGAATAAGAATCAGGATACATCTTAGAACACCAGTCATCCACTGAATCAGTGGCTGGTCTTTTCAAGTTTCATTTTCACATACAAAATATATATTCATTGACAGTTAAAGGTGAGGTTAATTGTATTTTACAAGTACAATCATGGTGTGCCACAACAGCCAAATAAAAACAAGCACGCTACATGAGCAAATTGTGGCTGTCTGTGCCAGAAATATGCCAACACTGAGCAACCTAGACTACAGCATTTCACATTCACATTGGCCTGGGGAGAAAAATGATGCTTCAACAAGATACCCTCAATCTTTAGCAGCAACAGCATAAAAGGATGTCAATTTTTTATGAAAAAACAGTACTGTACACTTCCCTGGTGCTTCAACAAATATGTGTTGAGTATATTCATACAAGTAATGCCTGGACAAAAATAATCGTAAGCATTTGACCCATTGTAGCAAAAAGCATGGAGTGTTGTAGCCAAGTTAAGGGTTGACCTTACTGACTCATAAGAGAACAATCTTGACTTGAAATAAGATCCAGCATCTGGGCAATTTCACAGTAATTTAGCAAAGGAATGACTGTAGGGATAACTGCAGCCTTATCCAAGTTTGGAGATGGCGTGCAAGAGCATAGTCATTCCACCCATTTCAGGATTCAGGCCATCTTTATTGTTGGGAGTGCACAAGATCAAAATACAAAAGCACTCAGAAAACAAGCAGCCTGCACCACAGCAAAAACAGCTAGCGAGCAGAAACAACAAAAACATACTAGCAGATCTGGAGTGAAAATCCTCACTGCACTAACATTGCAGGCCCTTGAACCTTGAGTGGTCAGAACAAGATAGGCTACCATGACAGCACTCTGACGCAAATTGAAAAGAATCATCAAATTACTGAATTATTCAGTAGGAATATGACAAGAACAGTAGTCCTCCATGTGAAGTAGAATGTGTTCTAAAAGCAtttctacattttaaaaatctgttcAGGCAAAGAAAAATCTGGTTATTTGGCAACAAAGTGGTAGCCGGCCCAGGCTAGATGTAAATGTCAAGTCACTTGGTCACACCCAGAGCGGGACTGAACACTGCTTCATTATGATGTGGCAAGTGAGGCTTTGCTTCTTGAAAATCCTATATCTTTTTATGGTccattttaccaggcaagtcagttaagaacaaattcttatttttaatgacggcctaggaacattgggttaactgccttgttcaggggcagaatgacagatgtttaccttgtcagctcggggattcaatcttgcaaccttttggttactagtccaacgctctaactactaagCTACCTGCAGCCCCAAAAAAGGTGAGGTATGTTGGGACTAGAGGTCGGCcggttatgatttttcaacgccaataccgattattggaggaccaaaaaagcccatacagattttaaaaaaataatgtatttgtaataaatgacaattacaacaatactgaattaatacctattttaacttaatataatacatcaataaaatcaatttagcctcaagtagataatgaaacatgctcaatttggtttaaataatgcaataaCAAAGTattggagaagaacgtaaaagtgcaatatgtgctatgtaagaaagctaacgtttcagttccttgctcagaacatgtcaaaaataccgatttccgattgttatgaaaacttgaaatcggccctaattaaatcggccattccaattattattatttttttaacgtttatttaaccaggcaagtcagttatgaacacattcttattttcaatgatggcctgggaacagtgggttaactgcctgttcaggggcagaacgacagatttgtaccatgtcagctcgggggtttgaactagcaaccttccggttactagtccaacgctctaaccactaggctaccctgccgccccgattaatcggtcgacctctagttgggACTGTGGactaattaaaaatatataaaatatctcCAAAGAAGTAACATCCATTCAAAGGAAAATTGTgacagcgttggactagtaaccagaaggttgcaagttcaaacccccgagctgacaaggtacaaatctgtcgttctgcccctgaacaggcagttaacccactgttcctaggctgtcatttaaaataaaaatgtgttattaactgacttgcctggttaaataaaggtaaaataaataaataaataaaattaaaaaacagaaTGAACTACCAAAACCACcccaagctcacagaactggactgTCAAGTACTGAAAACCGTAGcgtgtaaaaatggtctgtccttggttgcaaccctcactaccgagttccaaactgcctcgaagcaaagtcagcacaagaactgatcgtcggcagcttcatgaaatgggtttcaatggcCGTGCAGCCGCACACATGATCACCACGTGCAAAGCCAAGCgtcggttggagtggtgtaaagctcaccgccattggactccggAGCAGTGAAAATGAATTatctggaatgatgaatcacgctttaccaACTGGCAGTCTGACTGACGAATCtcagtttggtggatgccaggaaaatgctacctgcccgaatgcatagagCCTacagtaaagtttggtggaggaggaataatggtctggggctgtttttcatggttcgggctaggccccttacttccagtgaagggaaatcttaatgctacagaatacaatgacattctagacaattctatgcttctaactttgtggcaacagtttggggaacgacctttcctgtttcagcatgacaatgcccccgtgcacaaagcgaggtccatacagaaatggtagTCAAGctcgtgtggaag includes:
- the LOC124035193 gene encoding zinc finger and BTB domain-containing protein 34-like, with amino-acid sequence MDDGSAYIEFDVPEFSNTVLNQLNELRLQGKLCDIIVHIQGQPFRAHKAVLAASSPYFRDHSALGTMSGLSISVIKNPEVFEQLLAFCYTGRMSLQLKDVVSFLTAASFLQMQAVIDKCTQILEGIHSKISIPSSATSPDKEGSQASRNGVKDSSLFINPTQISPPYYSRHSIEARSELAAGKGHGRVRYQEEGQSDRGSSDGVSEQEAAMEGETEQVELIGKDGQVTDVHVKLEKADRPSYSDSSSAGDDGYHTELVDGEQVLAVSVGSYGPVIQPAGYTYSGLSSPCFVSLSSSSPSRSMLSGFRGGRARAKRPPVTVPAEVLGHIKPGNTEDSSEAVLGQVGFENDVRERSLRSQWYPYNERLICIYCGKSFNQKGSLDRHMRLHMGITPFVCKFCGKKYTRKDQLEYHIRGHTDNKPFHCQICGKCFPFQGTLNQHLRKKHLGASEGPNHMDSPERTEGISGQKDPEDASEGMAFETQYAEEAPANDMEESSKCSPEEAEASRCDF